A genome region from Macaca nemestrina isolate mMacNem1 chromosome 15, mMacNem.hap1, whole genome shotgun sequence includes the following:
- the LOC105470538 gene encoding oxysterol-binding protein-related protein 2 isoform X2 yields MNGEEEFFDAVTEAHQKVTGMIDLDTSKNNRIGKIGERPSQENGIQKHRTSLPAPMFSRSDFSVWTILKKCVGLELSKITMPIAFNEPLSFLQRITEYMEHVYLIHRASCQPQPLERMQSVAAFAVSAVASQWERTGKPFNPLLGETYELIREDLGFRFISEQVSHHPPISAFHSEGLNHDFLFHGSIYPKLKFWGKSVEAEPRGTITLELLKHNEAYTWTNPTCCVHNVIIGKLWIEQYGTVEILNHRTGHKCVLHFKPCGLFGKELHKVEGHIQDKNKKKLFVIYGKWTECLWGIDPVSYESFKKQERRGDHLRKAKLDDSSGKADSDVADDVPVAQETVQVIPGSKLLWRINTRPPNSAQMYNFTSFTVSLNELETGMEKTLPPTDCRLRPDIRGMENGNMDLASQEKERLEEKQREARRERAREEAEWQTRWFYPGNNPYTGTPDWLYAGDYFERNFSDCPDIY; encoded by the exons ATGAACGGAGAGGAAGAATTCTTTGATGCCGTCACAG AGGCACATCAGAAAGTCACGGGAATGATTGACTTGGACACCAGCAAAAATAATAGGATTGGGAAAATTGGGGAGAGGCCCTCTCAAGAGAATGGAATTCAGAAACACAG GACGTCACTGCCGGCTCCCATGTTCAGCAGAAGTGATTTCAGCGTGTGGACCATTCTAAAGAAGTGTGTCGGCCTG GAGCTGTCCAAGATCACGATGCCAATTGCCTTCAACGAGCCTCTGAGCTTCCTGCAGCGGATCACAGAGTACATGGAGCACGTGTACCTCATCCACAGGGCCTcctgccagccccagcccctggagAGGATGCAG tctgtggctgcttttgctgTTTCGGCCGTGGCTTCCCAGTGGGAGAGGACCGGCAAACCATTTAATCCACTCTTGGGAGAAACGTATGAATTAATCAG GGAAGATTTAGGATTCAGATTTATATCGGAACAGGTCAGTCACCATCCCCCCATCAGTGCGTTCCACTCGGAAGGCCTCAACCATGACTTCCTGTTCCACGGCTCCATCTACCCCAAGCTCAAGTTCTGGGGCAAAAGCGTGGAGGCGGAGCCCCGAGGCACCATCACACTGGAGCTGCTCAA ACATAACGAAGCCTACACCTGGACCAACCCCACCTGCTGTGTCCACAACGTCATCATCGGGAAGCTGTGGATAGAGCAGTATGGGACAGTGGAGATTTTAAACCACAG AACTGGACATAAGTGTGTGCTTCACTTTAAACCGTGTGGATTATTTGGAAAAGAACTTCACAAGGTGGAAGGACACATTCAAGACAAAAA CAAAAAGAAGCTCTTTGTGATCTATGGCAAATGGACGGAATGTTTGTGGGGCATAGATCCCGTTTCATATGAATCCTTCAAGAAGCAGGAGAGGAGAGGCGACCACCTGAGAAAGGCCAAGCTG GATGACAGCTCTGGGAAGGCTGACAGCGATGTGGCTGACGACGTGCCTGTGGCCCAGGAGACCGTGCAGGTCATTCCCGGCAGCAAGCTGCTCTGGAGGATCAACACCCGGCCCCCCAACTCTGCCCAG ATGTATAATTTCACCAGTTTCACTGTGAGCCTCAACGAGCTGGAGACAGGCATGGAGAAGACCCTGCCGCCTACGGACTGCCGCCTGCGCCCTGACATCCGCGGCATGGAGAATGGCAACATGG ATCTGGCCAGCCAGGAGAAGGAGCGGCTggaggagaaacagagagaagcgCGGAGGGAGCGGGCCAGGGAGGAGGCGGAGTGGCAGACGAG GTGGTTCTACCCAGGCAATAACCCCTACACTGGGACCCCCGACTGGTTGTATGCAGGGGATTACTTTGAGCGGAATTTCTCCGACTGCCCAGATATCTACTGA
- the LOC105470538 gene encoding oxysterol-binding protein-related protein 2 isoform X1 has protein sequence MNGEEEFFDAVTGFDSDNSSGEFSEAHQKVTGMIDLDTSKNNRIGKIGERPSQENGIQKHRTSLPAPMFSRSDFSVWTILKKCVGLELSKITMPIAFNEPLSFLQRITEYMEHVYLIHRASCQPQPLERMQSVAAFAVSAVASQWERTGKPFNPLLGETYELIREDLGFRFISEQVSHHPPISAFHSEGLNHDFLFHGSIYPKLKFWGKSVEAEPRGTITLELLKHNEAYTWTNPTCCVHNVIIGKLWIEQYGTVEILNHRTGHKCVLHFKPCGLFGKELHKVEGHIQDKNKKKLFVIYGKWTECLWGIDPVSYESFKKQERRGDHLRKAKLDDSSGKADSDVADDVPVAQETVQVIPGSKLLWRINTRPPNSAQMYNFTSFTVSLNELETGMEKTLPPTDCRLRPDIRGMENGNMDLASQEKERLEEKQREARRERAREEAEWQTRWFYPGNNPYTGTPDWLYAGDYFERNFSDCPDIY, from the exons ATGAACGGAGAGGAAGAATTCTTTGATGCCGTCACAG GCTTTGATTCTGATAACTCTTCTGGGGAATTTTCAGAGGCACATCAGAAAGTCACGGGAATGATTGACTTGGACACCAGCAAAAATAATAGGATTGGGAAAATTGGGGAGAGGCCCTCTCAAGAGAATGGAATTCAGAAACACAG GACGTCACTGCCGGCTCCCATGTTCAGCAGAAGTGATTTCAGCGTGTGGACCATTCTAAAGAAGTGTGTCGGCCTG GAGCTGTCCAAGATCACGATGCCAATTGCCTTCAACGAGCCTCTGAGCTTCCTGCAGCGGATCACAGAGTACATGGAGCACGTGTACCTCATCCACAGGGCCTcctgccagccccagcccctggagAGGATGCAG tctgtggctgcttttgctgTTTCGGCCGTGGCTTCCCAGTGGGAGAGGACCGGCAAACCATTTAATCCACTCTTGGGAGAAACGTATGAATTAATCAG GGAAGATTTAGGATTCAGATTTATATCGGAACAGGTCAGTCACCATCCCCCCATCAGTGCGTTCCACTCGGAAGGCCTCAACCATGACTTCCTGTTCCACGGCTCCATCTACCCCAAGCTCAAGTTCTGGGGCAAAAGCGTGGAGGCGGAGCCCCGAGGCACCATCACACTGGAGCTGCTCAA ACATAACGAAGCCTACACCTGGACCAACCCCACCTGCTGTGTCCACAACGTCATCATCGGGAAGCTGTGGATAGAGCAGTATGGGACAGTGGAGATTTTAAACCACAG AACTGGACATAAGTGTGTGCTTCACTTTAAACCGTGTGGATTATTTGGAAAAGAACTTCACAAGGTGGAAGGACACATTCAAGACAAAAA CAAAAAGAAGCTCTTTGTGATCTATGGCAAATGGACGGAATGTTTGTGGGGCATAGATCCCGTTTCATATGAATCCTTCAAGAAGCAGGAGAGGAGAGGCGACCACCTGAGAAAGGCCAAGCTG GATGACAGCTCTGGGAAGGCTGACAGCGATGTGGCTGACGACGTGCCTGTGGCCCAGGAGACCGTGCAGGTCATTCCCGGCAGCAAGCTGCTCTGGAGGATCAACACCCGGCCCCCCAACTCTGCCCAG ATGTATAATTTCACCAGTTTCACTGTGAGCCTCAACGAGCTGGAGACAGGCATGGAGAAGACCCTGCCGCCTACGGACTGCCGCCTGCGCCCTGACATCCGCGGCATGGAGAATGGCAACATGG ATCTGGCCAGCCAGGAGAAGGAGCGGCTggaggagaaacagagagaagcgCGGAGGGAGCGGGCCAGGGAGGAGGCGGAGTGGCAGACGAG GTGGTTCTACCCAGGCAATAACCCCTACACTGGGACCCCCGACTGGTTGTATGCAGGGGATTACTTTGAGCGGAATTTCTCCGACTGCCCAGATATCTACTGA